One segment of Halomonas sp. TD01 DNA contains the following:
- a CDS encoding metal ABC transporter substrate-binding protein, with amino-acid sequence MDKRTPWIITLVLMTTVSSTHALGDTSFKVIASFSVVKDLVKRVAGDNISITTIVPTGEDVHRWELQPPNALAVEEADIVFYNGHGLEPWIRHIEAMADDSLTLIALAENADYEPLAIPVGQYKNHFDPHMWMDPKGAAAYVDVIEKTLIEHYPEQADTFTTRAAETRKALALLDHQLRERLEGIPQTNRMLTTSEASMAYFARAYDFEYAAIWGIGNETIGSAQAMEAMSMHLSQKRPPALFYESTSPYIHMDAHARETELSLAGPLYVDTLSDADGSAYNYPAMLRHNAELLHEYLGGARAEK; translated from the coding sequence ATGGACAAGCGAACACCCTGGATAATCACGCTCGTATTGATGACGACTGTCAGCAGCACTCACGCGCTGGGAGACACTTCGTTTAAAGTTATCGCTTCATTTTCAGTCGTTAAAGACTTAGTAAAGCGTGTGGCGGGCGACAACATCAGTATTACAACGATTGTGCCCACAGGGGAAGATGTGCACCGCTGGGAGCTTCAACCGCCAAATGCCTTGGCTGTCGAAGAAGCTGACATTGTTTTCTATAACGGACATGGGCTAGAGCCATGGATACGGCATATCGAAGCCATGGCAGATGATTCACTAACGCTGATAGCACTTGCAGAAAACGCCGATTATGAGCCGCTAGCAATTCCAGTAGGCCAGTATAAGAATCATTTTGACCCGCATATGTGGATGGACCCGAAAGGGGCAGCCGCTTATGTTGATGTGATAGAAAAAACGCTTATCGAGCACTATCCCGAGCAGGCTGACACGTTTACCACCCGAGCCGCTGAAACTCGTAAAGCATTGGCGCTGTTAGATCATCAACTCAGAGAGCGTTTGGAAGGCATTCCGCAAACCAATCGCATGCTCACCACCAGCGAAGCCTCCATGGCCTACTTTGCCCGCGCGTACGACTTTGAATACGCAGCCATTTGGGGCATTGGCAATGAGACGATTGGCAGTGCGCAGGCAATGGAAGCAATGAGTATGCATCTTTCGCAAAAGCGCCCGCCTGCGCTGTTTTACGAAAGTACATCACCCTATATCCACATGGATGCCCATGCTCGAGAAACGGAGCTTTCGCTAGCCGGGCCTTTATACGTAGATACCTTAAGTGATGCCGACGGCTCCGCTTATAACTATCCTGCCATGTTGCGCCATAACGCTGAATTACTGCATGAATACTTAGGCGGCGCACGAGCAGAAAAATAG
- a CDS encoding phosphoglycolate phosphatase yields MHAILQGKRLIAFDLDGTLIDSVPDLTVAVECALSDVGLPAPGEERVRDWVGNGAQVLVERALTWALPDALGQALQTTAYEAFMRHYGAAPNALTRLYPGVRTALHDLHKAGYPLVLITNKPERFIAPILSHFGLLSLFTHCIGGDSLAEKKPSPLPLLHVAQQLDIPPSASVMVGDSRHDIAAGKAAGFTTVALPYGYNHGEPIEHSQPDLIISSLLALTE; encoded by the coding sequence GTGCACGCCATTTTGCAGGGGAAGCGGTTAATTGCGTTTGATTTAGATGGCACTTTGATTGATTCGGTCCCAGATCTGACGGTGGCGGTTGAGTGCGCGCTCAGTGACGTTGGGCTGCCTGCACCCGGCGAAGAGCGTGTGCGTGACTGGGTAGGTAATGGTGCTCAGGTACTCGTCGAAAGAGCGCTAACCTGGGCGTTACCAGATGCTCTGGGGCAGGCGTTGCAAACCACCGCCTACGAGGCTTTTATGCGCCATTACGGTGCTGCTCCCAATGCGCTAACCCGGCTCTATCCAGGCGTGCGAACAGCACTGCATGACTTGCACAAGGCAGGCTATCCACTGGTACTGATTACCAACAAGCCTGAGCGCTTTATTGCCCCAATTTTGAGCCATTTTGGACTATTGTCGCTATTTACGCACTGCATTGGCGGCGACAGTCTTGCCGAGAAAAAGCCCAGCCCACTGCCGCTACTCCATGTGGCTCAACAGTTGGATATTCCACCTTCGGCAAGTGTCATGGTTGGCGATTCGCGCCACGACATCGCCGCAGGCAAAGCCGCTGGCTTTACCACCGTGGCGTTACCTTACGGCTATAATCACGGCGAGCCGATTGAGCATAGCCAACCTGATTTGATCATTAGCTCACTGCTGGCGCTAACGGAATAA
- a CDS encoding NAD(P)/FAD-dependent oxidoreductase, with the protein MTIPRIVIVGGGAGGLALATRLGRTLGKKKRAEIVLLDRNATHVWKPLLHELATGVLNSSMDEVDYRGHSSAHHYRYQRGSLNGLDREQKVIHLAPIKDEDGVEVLPSRKLTYDYLVIALGSISNDFGTTGVAEHCHFIDSPQQAKAFQRDMINTFLRYTDPTLRQNAELTIGIVGGGATGVELSAELLDASRLLNAYGVTAVDHQTISVHLIEAAPRLLPGLSERISETVQQELESMGVTVHAGTAIQEAQQYQLVTGDGEVIETDLNVWAAGIKAPPFLAELDLTTNKKNQISVHQTLQSVDDPYIFAMGDCADCPQGEDKTVPPRAQAAHQQAKVLAKNLVHCLNSKPLQNFTYRDHGSLVSLARYDAVGNLMRSSASRGLFLEGWLARQAYASLYRMHQLSIHGAPKTGLAWLVDKLNRYLKPRMKLH; encoded by the coding sequence ATGACCATCCCCCGAATTGTGATTGTCGGCGGCGGCGCCGGCGGGCTTGCCCTAGCCACGCGTTTAGGACGCACGCTAGGCAAAAAAAAGCGCGCCGAGATTGTCCTGCTAGACCGCAATGCCACTCATGTATGGAAACCACTTTTACACGAACTCGCTACCGGAGTATTGAACTCCAGCATGGATGAAGTGGATTATCGCGGCCACTCTTCCGCGCACCATTACCGCTACCAGCGCGGCTCTTTAAATGGCCTTGATCGCGAACAAAAAGTCATTCACCTAGCACCCATTAAAGATGAAGACGGCGTTGAAGTCCTTCCCTCTCGGAAACTAACTTACGATTATCTAGTAATAGCGCTCGGCAGTATTTCCAATGATTTTGGTACCACAGGCGTTGCTGAACACTGCCACTTTATTGATTCGCCCCAGCAAGCCAAAGCGTTTCAGCGCGATATGATCAATACCTTTTTGCGTTATACCGATCCAACGCTTCGCCAAAACGCTGAATTGACCATTGGCATTGTGGGCGGTGGCGCAACGGGCGTAGAGCTTTCTGCGGAGCTTTTAGATGCTTCGCGCTTGCTTAATGCCTACGGCGTCACCGCCGTTGACCACCAAACTATTAGTGTCCACCTCATCGAAGCGGCACCCCGCTTGCTGCCCGGTTTATCAGAACGTATCAGCGAAACAGTGCAACAAGAGCTTGAAAGTATGGGCGTTACCGTCCACGCCGGCACCGCTATTCAAGAAGCTCAGCAGTATCAATTGGTGACTGGCGATGGTGAGGTTATCGAAACCGACCTAAACGTGTGGGCAGCAGGCATTAAAGCACCACCATTTTTGGCTGAATTAGACTTAACCACTAATAAGAAAAATCAAATCAGCGTTCACCAAACGCTTCAGAGCGTGGATGACCCTTATATTTTTGCCATGGGCGACTGCGCTGACTGCCCTCAGGGCGAAGACAAAACCGTGCCACCACGAGCTCAGGCTGCTCATCAACAAGCCAAAGTGCTTGCCAAAAACCTCGTGCACTGCCTGAATAGTAAACCGCTGCAAAACTTTACTTATCGTGATCACGGTTCGCTTGTATCGCTCGCCCGCTACGATGCCGTAGGAAACCTAATGCGTAGCTCCGCGTCTCGAGGGCTATTTTTGGAGGGCTGGTTAGCGCGCCAAGCCTACGCTTCGCTTTATCGAATGCATCAGCTGTCTATTCATGGCGCGCCTAAAACGGGACTCGCATGGCTGGTTGATAAGCTAAACCGCTACCTAAAGCCCCGCATGAAATTGCATTAA
- the rpe gene encoding ribulose-phosphate 3-epimerase, translating into MSAAQDFLIAPSILSANFARLGEEVDNVLAAGADIVHFDVMDNHYVPNLTIGPMVCKALRQHGVTAPIDVHLMVKPVDRMIGDFSEAGASYITFHPEASEHVDRSLQLIRDSGCKAGLVFNPATPLSYLDYVMDKIDMVLLMSVNPGFGGQSFIPGTLDKLREARARIEASGRPIRLEIDGGVKVDNIADIAAAGADTFVAGSAIFNAHQSSDPHGYDSVIQQLRAELAKGNG; encoded by the coding sequence ATGAGCGCTGCGCAGGACTTCCTGATTGCCCCTTCGATTCTTTCCGCTAATTTCGCGCGTCTTGGTGAAGAGGTCGACAATGTATTGGCCGCTGGGGCCGATATTGTCCATTTCGATGTCATGGATAATCACTATGTGCCGAACCTGACGATTGGGCCGATGGTATGCAAAGCATTGCGCCAGCATGGTGTAACGGCGCCCATTGACGTGCACCTAATGGTCAAACCCGTGGATCGCATGATCGGCGATTTTAGTGAGGCTGGGGCGAGTTACATCACGTTTCACCCGGAAGCCTCAGAACATGTTGATCGCTCATTACAGCTGATTCGCGATAGTGGCTGTAAAGCAGGGCTGGTATTTAATCCGGCAACACCGCTTTCGTATCTCGATTATGTCATGGACAAAATCGATATGGTGCTGCTGATGAGCGTCAACCCGGGTTTTGGCGGCCAGTCATTTATTCCCGGCACGCTGGATAAATTGCGTGAAGCACGGGCACGTATCGAAGCCTCAGGTCGCCCGATCCGCTTAGAAATCGACGGTGGCGTTAAAGTAGATAACATTGCCGATATCGCCGCTGCGGGTGCCGACACCTTTGTCGCTGGCTCGGCTATCTTCAATGCTCACCAGTCAAGCGACCCGCACGGTTACGATAGCGTTATCCAGCAACTGCGCGCCGAGTTAGCAAAGGGTAACGGCTAA
- the cysP gene encoding thiosulfate ABC transporter substrate-binding protein CysP — MTRSTFFRTGLRRSLLAAAVGTTVATTAVSTTAMAQERELLNSSYDIARELFSAINPEFQAWWQEEHGEEIAISQSHGGSSAQARAIMQGLRADVVTFNQVTDVQVLADAGLVAEDWQDAFDNNASPYYSTTAFLVRKGNPKGIESWDDLVKEDVQMVFPNPKTSGNGRYTYLAAWGFAENEFEGDEEQIQDFMRTFLRNVAVFDTGGRGATTSFIERGIGDVLISFESEVNNIRSEYGSDDYEVIVPPVSILAEFPVAVVGENAERNGNSDLAQSYLEYLYREDTQRLLAGFNYRVHDETVVAEFADQFPDTELFEVEDVFGSWEEAMENHFEGGALLDQLQRR; from the coding sequence ATGACGCGATCTACTTTTTTCCGGACTGGCCTACGCCGCAGCCTGCTAGCCGCTGCTGTTGGCACGACAGTAGCTACCACGGCTGTTTCTACCACGGCAATGGCCCAAGAGCGCGAGCTACTAAACTCCTCTTACGATATTGCCCGTGAATTATTTTCGGCTATTAATCCGGAATTCCAAGCGTGGTGGCAAGAAGAGCATGGCGAAGAAATTGCTATTAGCCAGTCCCACGGCGGCTCTTCAGCGCAAGCTCGCGCGATCATGCAAGGGCTGCGTGCAGATGTAGTCACCTTTAATCAGGTGACTGATGTTCAAGTTCTTGCAGATGCAGGCCTAGTAGCAGAAGACTGGCAGGACGCGTTCGACAACAATGCTTCTCCCTATTACTCCACCACTGCATTTTTGGTTCGCAAAGGCAACCCGAAAGGTATTGAGAGCTGGGATGACCTGGTGAAAGAAGACGTGCAGATGGTCTTCCCTAATCCTAAGACGTCCGGTAACGGCCGCTACACCTACCTAGCCGCCTGGGGATTTGCCGAGAACGAATTTGAGGGTGATGAAGAGCAAATCCAGGACTTCATGCGTACTTTCTTGCGCAATGTTGCAGTGTTCGATACCGGCGGCCGTGGCGCCACCACTAGCTTTATCGAACGCGGCATTGGCGACGTATTGATCAGCTTTGAATCAGAAGTAAACAACATCCGTAGCGAATACGGCAGCGACGACTACGAAGTCATCGTGCCGCCGGTCAGCATTCTGGCAGAATTCCCCGTTGCGGTAGTGGGTGAAAATGCTGAGCGCAACGGCAACAGCGACCTTGCCCAGAGCTACCTTGAGTATCTCTACCGTGAAGACACCCAGCGCTTGCTGGCAGGCTTTAACTATCGCGTTCACGATGAAACGGTTGTAGCCGAATTTGCCGATCAATTCCCCGATACCGAACTTTTTGAAGTTGAAGATGTGTTTGGCAGCTGGGAAGAAGCAATGGAAAACCACTTTGAAGGCGGCGCCCTACTTGATCAACTGCAACGTCGTTAA
- the cysT gene encoding sulfate ABC transporter permease subunit CysT: MSQLALWRSGSARVLPGFGLSMGISVLFISLVLLLPITGLFGQLAGLSLAEYWAIITEGRVVASYMVTIGAAAVAALVNAVFGLLLAWVLVRYEFPGKRLLDALMDLPFALPTAVAGITLATLYAGNGWMGSLLEPLGFQVAYTWVGIALAMAFTSIPFVVRTVQPVLEDLPAEVDEAAMSLGATDGVAFRRVIMPHLWPALVTGTGLAFVRSLGEFGAIIFIAGNMPYETEITALMIFVKLQEYDYAGASAIASVVLFVSLALLLAINIWQGRFVRRLHGGKG, encoded by the coding sequence ATGAGCCAGCTAGCATTATGGCGGTCCGGCAGCGCACGCGTGCTGCCGGGCTTTGGCCTATCTATGGGGATCAGCGTCCTATTTATTTCGCTGGTTCTCCTTCTCCCGATCACCGGGCTATTTGGCCAGTTGGCAGGGCTTAGCCTTGCCGAATACTGGGCCATTATTACCGAAGGCCGTGTGGTAGCCAGTTACATGGTCACCATAGGAGCAGCGGCTGTCGCGGCGCTGGTGAATGCAGTATTTGGCTTACTACTCGCCTGGGTACTGGTTCGCTATGAGTTTCCCGGCAAGCGTCTTTTAGATGCCTTAATGGATCTTCCCTTTGCGCTCCCCACAGCGGTTGCAGGTATTACCCTCGCTACGCTATATGCGGGTAACGGCTGGATGGGCAGCTTATTAGAGCCGCTAGGGTTTCAAGTAGCCTATACCTGGGTAGGCATTGCACTGGCCATGGCGTTTACCAGCATTCCGTTTGTGGTGCGCACCGTACAGCCGGTGCTGGAGGATTTACCCGCAGAAGTTGATGAAGCAGCGATGTCTCTTGGAGCAACCGATGGCGTGGCGTTTCGGCGTGTGATTATGCCGCACCTTTGGCCAGCTCTCGTTACTGGCACTGGGCTAGCCTTTGTGCGCTCGTTAGGTGAGTTCGGAGCCATTATTTTCATTGCCGGTAATATGCCCTACGAAACAGAAATCACCGCGCTGATGATTTTCGTCAAGCTCCAAGAGTATGACTATGCTGGCGCCTCCGCGATTGCCTCCGTCGTGCTCTTTGTGTCACTGGCTCTACTGCTGGCGATCAATATTTGGCAGGGTCGCTTTGTGCGCCGCTTGCATGGAGGAAAAGGCTAA
- the cysW gene encoding sulfate ABC transporter permease subunit CysW — MRRIGDAPAVRRLLIGAALLLSALFLLLPLVAIFAQAFSQGVMVFWANVSNTFTLHAIGLTLVIALLTIPVCLVFGVALAWLVTRFSFPGRRILQTLIDIPFAVSPVVAGLIYLLLYGRNGWIGSWLDTHDIQLMFAWPGILMVTIFVTCPFVARELIPLMQAQGSREEEAAVTLGAGGWTTFRRVTLPNIRWALLYGIILTNARAVGEFGAVSVVAGAIRGKTNTLPLHLEQLYQDYNAVGAFASAALLALIALLTLAAKAGLEWRAARQEAFL; from the coding sequence ATGCGTCGGATTGGTGATGCACCCGCTGTGCGGCGTTTACTCATTGGCGCCGCACTGTTGCTTTCAGCGCTGTTTTTGCTGCTGCCCTTGGTGGCAATCTTTGCCCAAGCGTTCTCCCAGGGCGTAATGGTCTTTTGGGCTAACGTTAGCAATACATTCACCTTGCACGCGATTGGCCTAACGCTCGTCATTGCATTATTAACCATACCGGTATGTCTAGTGTTTGGTGTCGCTTTGGCGTGGCTAGTTACCCGCTTCAGCTTTCCAGGTCGGCGCATTTTACAAACACTGATCGATATTCCGTTTGCGGTATCCCCAGTAGTAGCAGGCCTTATATATTTACTGCTCTATGGGCGAAACGGCTGGATTGGCAGCTGGCTAGACACCCACGATATTCAACTGATGTTCGCTTGGCCCGGTATTTTAATGGTGACTATTTTCGTGACCTGCCCGTTTGTGGCACGCGAACTAATTCCGCTCATGCAGGCCCAAGGTTCCCGGGAAGAAGAAGCCGCCGTGACCCTCGGCGCAGGCGGCTGGACTACTTTTCGGCGTGTCACGCTACCTAACATTCGCTGGGCACTGCTTTACGGGATCATTCTCACCAACGCGCGTGCGGTGGGTGAATTTGGAGCCGTTTCGGTGGTCGCCGGGGCTATTCGTGGTAAGACAAACACCTTACCACTGCACCTAGAGCAGCTTTATCAGGATTACAACGCGGTGGGCGCATTTGCTAGCGCCGCACTGCTGGCCCTTATTGCCCTGTTAACCCTTGCGGCCAAGGCAGGCCTGGAATGGCGCGCAGCGCGCCAGGAGGCATTTTTATGA
- a CDS encoding sulfate/molybdate ABC transporter ATP-binding protein, which translates to MSIRLQNIAKHFANTQALEPINLDIHEGELVGLLGPSGSGKTTLLRIIAGLESADRSPQPGKILFGDRDVTNVHVRDRRIGFVFQHYALFRHMSVYDNVAFGLTVMPKKRRPSNGEIRARVFRLLEMVQLQHLANRLPAQLSGGQQQRVSLARALAVEPDVLLLDEPFGALDAKVRQDLRRWLRRLHEELNFTSVFVTHDQEEALELSDRVVVMSNGRIEQIDTPETLYRSPKNRFVFEFLGDVNHLEGKVHQGVLTCGDAHLNVDLPDGDEELLLRPHEVRLAQQPSAESHLPVTITAISPVGAEVRVELEADWLAKPWLATVRHADFEQLQMRRGQRLFVHPRQWHRFPEAEPKVEKQSRVA; encoded by the coding sequence ATGAGTATTCGCCTACAGAACATCGCCAAGCACTTTGCCAATACCCAAGCGCTTGAGCCGATCAATCTGGACATTCATGAAGGCGAACTAGTCGGACTGCTTGGTCCGTCTGGCTCTGGAAAAACGACACTTCTACGTATTATTGCCGGCTTGGAGAGCGCTGATCGCTCCCCTCAACCCGGTAAAATACTGTTCGGCGACCGTGATGTAACTAACGTTCACGTTCGCGATCGCCGCATTGGGTTTGTTTTCCAACACTACGCTCTCTTTCGCCATATGAGCGTGTACGACAATGTAGCCTTTGGGCTAACCGTGATGCCCAAAAAGCGCCGCCCTTCTAATGGCGAGATTCGTGCCCGCGTATTTAGGCTGCTGGAAATGGTTCAGCTTCAGCATTTAGCGAACCGTTTGCCTGCCCAGCTCTCGGGTGGCCAGCAGCAACGTGTATCGCTTGCACGCGCCCTGGCCGTAGAGCCTGACGTGTTGTTATTGGATGAGCCGTTTGGTGCGCTGGATGCCAAAGTGCGTCAGGATCTACGTCGCTGGCTACGCCGACTTCATGAAGAGCTTAACTTTACCAGCGTGTTTGTTACCCACGACCAAGAAGAAGCATTGGAGCTTTCTGACCGTGTCGTGGTGATGAGTAACGGTCGTATCGAGCAAATTGATACGCCTGAAACGCTCTATCGTTCGCCCAAAAACCGTTTCGTGTTTGAATTCCTTGGCGACGTTAACCACTTAGAAGGCAAAGTACATCAAGGCGTACTCACCTGCGGCGACGCTCATCTCAATGTTGACTTGCCTGACGGTGACGAAGAGTTATTGCTTCGTCCTCACGAAGTTCGCCTTGCCCAGCAGCCTAGTGCAGAGAGCCACTTACCGGTGACGATTACTGCTATTTCACCGGTAGGTGCTGAAGTGCGTGTTGAACTGGAGGCCGACTGGCTGGCTAAGCCATGGCTTGCAACGGTGCGCCATGCTGATTTTGAGCAGCTTCAGATGCGCCGTGGACAACGTCTCTTTGTCCATCCACGTCAATGGCACCGCTTCCCCGAAGCAGAGCCGAAAGTGGAGAAGCAAAGCCGCGTCGCTTAG
- a CDS encoding alpha-ketoglutarate-dependent dioxygenase AlkB family protein, with amino-acid sequence MKLINLLPQDGAVYYHGKILDTTTADIYLAKCRGELSWEHDRAFIYGKEIVTKRKVAWYADEPVSYTYSGYTKMASAWPGFLQEIKQVVESNCGEVFNSCLCNFYSSGTEGMSWHSDAEKDLIANGAIAALSLGGERKFSFKHKKTGKSVSLNLEHGSLLIMKGTTQQNWLHSLPKTKKDREPRVSLTFRQMR; translated from the coding sequence ATGAAGTTGATTAATCTGCTTCCACAAGATGGGGCGGTTTATTATCACGGCAAAATTCTAGATACGACCACTGCCGATATTTATCTAGCTAAATGTCGGGGCGAACTAAGTTGGGAGCATGATCGAGCGTTTATTTACGGAAAAGAGATCGTTACCAAGAGGAAAGTAGCCTGGTATGCGGATGAACCGGTCTCTTATACGTACTCAGGTTATACAAAGATGGCGTCAGCGTGGCCTGGTTTTTTACAAGAAATTAAGCAGGTAGTGGAGAGTAACTGCGGTGAGGTGTTTAATTCGTGCCTGTGTAATTTTTATAGTTCAGGCACGGAAGGTATGAGTTGGCACAGTGATGCCGAAAAAGATCTTATCGCGAATGGTGCGATCGCTGCGTTGAGCCTAGGCGGTGAAAGAAAGTTTTCGTTTAAACATAAAAAAACAGGGAAGAGTGTATCGCTTAACCTAGAGCACGGTAGCCTTTTGATTATGAAAGGTACCACACAGCAAAATTGGCTACACAGCCTGCCTAAAACCAAGAAAGATCGTGAGCCACGGGTGAGCCTAACGTTTAGGCAAATGCGCTAA
- a CDS encoding DMT family transporter, with translation MKAIDYIRLLSLAAIWGASFLFMRIASPAIGPINTAFFRVFFGLIGLAFIILIIRKSLEFRGKLGKILILGAINSGIPFLMYSIAATLLPTGYSAILNATTPLTGAMIGLFIFGERLSLRKWIGVTLGIIGITVITTVGDSNTVGNIYIGVAACIIATIGYGFAGFLTRKWITQQGGLDSTLVAFGSQIGATAFLSPFLIWNISYGPSIDWLQGDVWISLLAVGFLCTSLAYILYFRLIADIGPLRSLTVTFLVPPFAVLWGFLVLDETISSGFLSGSAVILLSVWLIVGPDSQKTA, from the coding sequence ATGAAAGCAATCGACTATATACGACTACTATCATTAGCCGCCATCTGGGGAGCGAGCTTTCTTTTCATGCGAATCGCCTCTCCAGCCATAGGGCCAATCAACACAGCATTTTTTAGAGTCTTTTTTGGCCTAATTGGTTTAGCTTTTATCATTTTAATCATACGCAAAAGCCTAGAGTTCAGAGGTAAACTAGGTAAGATTTTGATATTGGGTGCTATCAACTCAGGCATTCCTTTTCTTATGTACAGCATAGCAGCAACATTATTACCAACTGGATACTCAGCTATTTTAAATGCCACAACTCCTTTAACGGGCGCCATGATTGGCTTATTTATCTTTGGCGAGCGTTTATCGTTAAGAAAATGGATAGGTGTCACGTTAGGCATTATCGGTATTACAGTCATTACTACGGTGGGTGATTCAAATACCGTCGGCAATATATACATTGGCGTGGCCGCTTGCATCATAGCCACTATTGGTTACGGCTTTGCGGGGTTTCTCACCCGAAAGTGGATAACCCAACAGGGCGGCCTGGATTCAACACTGGTAGCGTTTGGCAGTCAAATAGGCGCGACCGCTTTTCTCAGCCCCTTTTTGATCTGGAATATTTCATATGGCCCTAGCATTGATTGGCTTCAAGGTGATGTGTGGATCAGTCTGCTAGCCGTCGGCTTTTTATGCACCTCTCTCGCTTATATCCTCTATTTTAGATTGATCGCCGACATCGGGCCTTTACGGTCGCTCACCGTCACTTTCTTAGTACCACCCTTCGCTGTGCTATGGGGCTTTTTAGTTCTTGATGAAACGATTTCCAGCGGATTCCTATCGGGATCTGCCGTTATTTTGCTTTCCGTCTGGTTAATCGTTGGTCCCGATTCCCAAAAAACAGCCTAA
- a CDS encoding YajG family lipoprotein: MRRRHFLHLSGALLTSVLLAACASPQYLQLSPERSASVPQTGSGQQVTVITADARESEVIGTRSGGSMSTAQITVSSHELIPQLQAEAERAVRDMGFTPTRDAAQGRPSVTLELASLNYAKGDSGQPLIDEARLEGIFRAIAQNKGTTYTGTYTSRRTQGYAIKPGEDANTRMLNDLLSDGLNRAFSDPELGRLLAR; this comes from the coding sequence ATGCGTCGGCGCCATTTTTTACACCTCTCTGGTGCACTGCTTACCAGCGTTTTGCTAGCGGCCTGCGCTAGCCCTCAGTACCTACAGCTAAGCCCAGAGCGCAGCGCCAGCGTGCCGCAGACAGGCTCTGGCCAGCAAGTCACCGTGATAACTGCTGATGCTAGGGAAAGTGAAGTGATTGGAACACGCTCAGGTGGCAGTATGTCTACCGCGCAGATTACCGTGAGTAGTCATGAGCTAATCCCGCAGCTACAAGCCGAAGCGGAACGCGCTGTTCGCGATATGGGGTTCACCCCAACCCGCGATGCTGCCCAAGGCCGCCCAAGTGTCACCCTTGAGCTGGCAAGCCTTAACTATGCCAAAGGTGACAGCGGACAACCACTGATCGACGAAGCCCGCCTTGAAGGAATTTTTCGGGCAATCGCCCAGAACAAAGGCACGACGTATACCGGCACTTACACCTCGCGACGCACCCAAGGCTATGCCATCAAACCCGGCGAAGACGCCAACACACGCATGCTAAACGACTTGTTAAGTGATGGCTTGAACCGCGCGTTTAGTGACCCAGAACTGGGCCGCTTACTCGCCCGCTAA
- a CDS encoding thiopurine S-methyltransferase: MENPWRQRWQEGRIGFHLSDTHPALVQYWPTLNVTPGAKVLVPLCGKSLDMRWLADEGHPVLGIELAPEAIEQFLAQRNAGVSRYTQAGFNVSRQGSVELWCGDFFHLHIKQAAEVGAFYDRASLIALPPATRERYAFHLAQLVPPGARGLLVGLTHDEGNIGPPYSVPNREIEHLFVPNFRVELVENREADERGRSESVWALERRGPHI; the protein is encoded by the coding sequence ATGGAAAATCCCTGGCGTCAACGTTGGCAAGAGGGTCGTATCGGCTTTCATTTGTCCGATACGCATCCTGCGTTGGTTCAATACTGGCCTACGCTCAATGTGACGCCTGGTGCCAAGGTGCTTGTGCCGTTATGCGGAAAAAGTCTGGATATGCGTTGGCTGGCAGATGAAGGGCATCCCGTACTGGGTATTGAGCTGGCACCTGAGGCGATAGAGCAGTTTCTAGCACAGCGCAATGCAGGCGTATCGCGCTATACGCAGGCTGGATTCAATGTTTCACGCCAGGGCAGCGTCGAACTATGGTGTGGTGATTTTTTTCATTTACACATCAAGCAAGCGGCAGAAGTGGGTGCGTTTTATGACCGAGCCTCACTGATTGCGCTACCTCCCGCTACTCGAGAGCGCTACGCCTTTCACCTTGCTCAATTAGTACCACCTGGTGCTAGAGGGTTATTAGTGGGATTAACTCACGATGAAGGCAATATAGGCCCGCCCTACAGCGTGCCCAACCGTGAAATTGAACATTTGTTTGTGCCCAACTTTCGCGTTGAACTGGTTGAAAACAGAGAGGCTGATGAGCGAGGGCGCAGTGAAAGCGTTTGGGCGCTGGAGCGTCGTGGTCCGCACATATAA